One Erpetoichthys calabaricus chromosome 9, fErpCal1.3, whole genome shotgun sequence genomic region harbors:
- the LOC114657644 gene encoding G2/M phase-specific E3 ubiquitin-protein ligase-like, translated as MIAVSMVHGGPGPQFISKNLFNYILCEGIFSPDTKDVCDPEIQMMLQKIKSSSSVECLRSTVEVYATMLMIAGCLCHVIRELSDKDKIVEDYLKWYFFTRNAACIQRFKEGLTTLNVLEAMKQNPSGFMKYFCFSEKKITSEIIENLFKAEFSQPGSNRRQEEVRTAAYWADYLLDIEGKTSFAEPSLEDILMLSTGVSSIPPIGFHPKPTVNFLHNESPYPIAQTCTNSLSIPIHKTYDKFKYHMNFGILNSPGFGQH; from the exons ATGATCGCTGTCTCCATGGTTCATGGTGGTCCTGGGCCACAGTTCATTTCGAAAAACTTGTTCAACTATATTTTATGTGAAGGTATCTTTTCCCCTGATACAAAAGATGTTTGTGATCCAGAAATACAGATGATGCTACAAAAG ATCAAGTCATCGTCCTCAGTGGAATGTCTTAGGAGTACAGTGGAGGTGTATGCTACAATGCTTATGATAGCGGGATGTCTTTGCCATGTTATCAGGGAGCTTTCTGATAAAGACAAAATTGTGGAAGATTATCTGAAGTGGTATTTTTTCACCAGAAATGCTGCTTGTATTCAAAG GTTCAAAGAAGGACTAACCACACTAAATGTTCTTGAAGCAATGAAACAAAATCCATCAGGATTCATGAAATACTTCTgtttttctgagaaaaaaataacttctgAAATTATAGAGAATCTTTTTAAAGCTGAGTTTAGCCAGCCTGGTAGCAACAGAAGACAAGAGGAAGTGAGGACAGCTGCATACTGGGCAGACTACTTGTTAGATATTGAAG GTAAAACATCATTTGCTGAACCATCTTTGGAAGATATCCTCATGCTCTCAACCGGTGTTTCCTCAATCCCACCAATCGGCTTCCATCCAAAGCCAACAGTTAATTTCTTGCATAATGAGTCGCCATATCCCATTGCTCAAACATGCACCAATTCTTTAAGCATCCCCATACATAAAACATATGATAAATTCAAGTATCATATGAATTTTGGTATTCTAAactcacctggatttgggcaacaCTAA